A genome region from bacterium includes the following:
- a CDS encoding L,D-transpeptidase translates to MKIYRLGLFLVIPAFFIETTTLFSQDAISETKELKSHSFLIKGTKSLIELKRKIGSKGMLVVLKINRIDEKHIKAGNSIIVPDTFDNILDFSPFPFYIEELVEVEKLLLVSIQNQAFAAYEFGKQVWWGPVSTGKKDTPTPTGLYWTNWKSKKKKSTSNPEWILNFYFNIENKRGISFHQFALPGYPASHSCIRMLSEDAQWLYNWAEEWSLSKNGWSILSYGTPVIIFGEYSYEEGTRSVGFPLETDTTTIKSEIKEWFGLKPILEKVMGTDTIYPVFYFNTKPGIKSLELEISKDSSFGSLTYSAHLPSMTGSYTLTETILPPGKWYSRIKGITPKFPPVYSNIVMFEIVPNRNDE, encoded by the coding sequence ATGAAAATTTATAGATTGGGATTATTTTTAGTAATCCCAGCATTTTTTATTGAAACCACCACCCTTTTTTCCCAAGATGCAATTTCAGAAACAAAGGAGTTAAAATCTCATTCCTTTCTAATTAAAGGAACTAAATCGCTTATAGAGCTAAAAAGAAAAATTGGAAGCAAGGGGATGCTTGTTGTTTTAAAGATTAACAGAATAGATGAAAAACATATTAAGGCTGGAAATAGCATTATTGTTCCTGATACTTTTGACAATATCCTTGATTTTTCACCTTTTCCTTTTTATATTGAAGAGCTTGTGGAAGTAGAAAAATTGCTTCTTGTGTCAATTCAAAATCAGGCATTTGCTGCCTATGAATTTGGCAAGCAGGTTTGGTGGGGACCTGTAAGCACGGGAAAAAAGGATACACCAACACCCACTGGCCTTTATTGGACAAACTGGAAGTCAAAAAAGAAAAAAAGCACCTCTAATCCCGAATGGATACTAAATTTTTACTTTAATATTGAGAACAAAAGGGGAATTTCTTTTCACCAATTTGCCCTTCCAGGCTATCCTGCAAGTCATTCCTGTATCCGTATGCTTTCCGAAGACGCCCAATGGCTTTATAATTGGGCAGAAGAATGGAGCCTTTCAAAAAATGGCTGGTCTATCCTTTCATACGGAACACCAGTTATTATTTTTGGTGAATATTCCTATGAAGAAGGAACACGATCTGTAGGTTTTCCTTTAGAAACAGATACAACAACCATTAAATCTGAAATTAAAGAATGGTTTGGATTAAAACCAATCTTGGAAAAAGTAATGGGTACGGATACAATTTATCCTGTGTTCTATTTTAATACAAAACCTGGAATTAAATCTTTAGAATTAGAAATATCAAAGGATTCCTCATTTGGTAGTTTAACTTATTCTGCACATCTACCATCTATGACAGGAAGTTATACATTAACAGAAACAATCCTTCCTCCTGGTAAATGGTATTCTCGAATAAAGGGCATTACACCAAAATTTCCTCCTGTTTACTCTAATATAGTTATGTTTGAGATTGTTCCAAATAGAAATGATGAATAA
- a CDS encoding 4Fe-4S dicluster domain-containing protein: MNLLDKKDLKGFIEELKKEADVFAPFSSDGLIFFKEIKDKMPEFTYLNTTIPLKSLFLPQTEELLRFNIKKDGIEITESPPDNKKRIIIGCRPCDAKALNILDKVFLDFPEDSFYKKRRENTIIISLLCKEPDKTCFCTSFGYDMSCGSDILMAEDGNNYYFEPITEKGKAIVPDGSGIKDQGLGIRTKTHISLDNLSLSFNSPKWEEISLKCLGCGICTYLCPTCYCFDIADEKNSRFRCWDSCAFAFFTKMVAHQPRKEQFQRFRNRIMHKFSYFKERFGEYACVGCGRCIRHCPVSMDILEVIEKSGVRRKRSGVKG; encoded by the coding sequence ATGAATTTATTGGATAAGAAGGATTTAAAGGGTTTTATTGAGGAACTAAAAAAGGAGGCAGATGTTTTTGCTCCCTTTTCTTCTGATGGGCTTATTTTCTTTAAAGAAATTAAAGATAAGATGCCTGAATTTACCTATCTCAATACCACTATTCCCCTTAAATCCCTATTTCTTCCCCAAACAGAAGAATTATTAAGATTTAATATAAAAAAGGATGGTATTGAAATTACAGAATCGCCGCCAGATAATAAAAAAAGGATAATCATTGGGTGCAGGCCTTGCGATGCAAAGGCTTTAAACATCCTTGATAAGGTCTTTTTGGATTTTCCAGAGGATTCTTTTTATAAAAAAAGGAGGGAGAATACGATAATCATAAGCCTTCTATGCAAAGAGCCAGACAAAACCTGCTTTTGCACATCTTTTGGCTATGATATGTCTTGTGGCAGCGATATTTTAATGGCTGAAGATGGCAATAATTATTATTTTGAGCCAATAACCGAAAAAGGGAAGGCAATTGTTCCTGATGGATCAGGGATTAAGGATCAGGGCTTAGGGATTAGAACAAAGACCCACATTTCTTTAGATAATCTTTCGCTCTCATTTAATTCACCAAAATGGGAAGAAATTTCTTTAAAATGCCTCGGCTGTGGGATTTGCACCTACCTTTGTCCAACCTGTTATTGCTTTGATATTGCTGATGAGAAAAATAGCCGTTTTAGATGCTGGGATTCCTGTGCCTTTGCTTTTTTTACAAAAATGGTAGCCCATCAGCCAAGAAAGGAACAATTCCAAAGGTTTAGAAATAGAATAATGCATAAATTTTCATATTTTAAGGAGAGATTCGGCGAATATGCCTGTGTTGGCTGCGGAAGGTGCATAAGGCATTGCCCTGTTTCTATGGATATTTTAGAGGTAATTGAGAAGTCAGGAGTCAGGAGGAAGAGATCAGGAGTCAAGGGGTAA
- a CDS encoding LysM peptidoglycan-binding domain-containing protein, whose protein sequence is MKGFKILIFIIVFIGCGFLFPVIKFPLKKEKFLIGEKKYLLIATVIKEHNIDIQHRSEKSKEKILKNTIYKVRLGDTLWSISRKFGLNVSTIISVNNIASNIIREGMEIKIPSQNGILYKIKSKDTLLKIARIYNVSLEKIIEANGLANTTIREGKTIFLPCAKLPEKPQIFCANKNHQSKPSLVFSKEDIGNCEIVKIACSFLNIPYKYGGMSNNGIDCSGFVKIVFGQLGVSLPRTASSQFKEGSSVKELQPGDLLFFARKGDIPSHVGIYMGEGRFIHASSGREKKVITTELNKYTQRFIGAKRIFYENL, encoded by the coding sequence ATGAAGGGTTTTAAGATACTTATTTTTATTATAGTTTTTATAGGTTGTGGATTTTTATTTCCAGTTATTAAATTCCCTCTTAAGAAAGAGAAATTTCTTATAGGAGAAAAGAAATATCTTCTTATTGCCACGGTTATTAAAGAGCATAATATAGATATTCAGCATAGAAGTGAGAAAAGCAAAGAAAAAATCCTAAAAAATACAATTTATAAGGTTAGATTAGGCGATACACTTTGGTCAATTTCAAGGAAGTTTGGGTTGAATGTTTCTACAATCATTAGTGTGAACAATATAGCAAGCAATATTATAAGAGAGGGAATGGAAATTAAAATTCCAAGCCAAAATGGTATTCTCTATAAGATAAAATCTAAAGATACACTTTTAAAGATTGCAAGGATATATAATGTTTCATTAGAAAAGATAATTGAAGCTAATGGCTTAGCTAACACAACTATTCGGGAAGGAAAGACAATCTTTCTTCCGTGTGCAAAATTACCAGAAAAACCCCAAATATTTTGTGCCAACAAAAACCATCAATCTAAACCCTCTCTTGTCTTTAGTAAGGAAGATATTGGTAATTGTGAGATTGTAAAGATTGCTTGTAGCTTTCTAAATATTCCATACAAATATGGAGGAATGAGTAATAACGGTATTGATTGCTCAGGATTTGTAAAGATTGTATTTGGTCAATTGGGTGTGTCTCTTCCTAGAACAGCATCTTCTCAGTTTAAAGAAGGGTCTTCTGTTAAAGAATTACAACCAGGCGACCTTCTGTTTTTTGCTAGAAAAGGAGATATTCCTTCCCATGTTGGTATCTATATGGGAGAGGGAAGGTTCATCCATGCATCCTCTGGAAGAGAAAAGAAGGTGATAACAACAGAGCTTAATAAATACACCCAAAGATTCATTGGAGCAAAAAGGATTTTTTATGAAAATTTATAG
- a CDS encoding Uma2 family endonuclease — translation MGLLARKIKERFTYEDYLKWSDEERWELIDGVAYDMSPSPSRRHQKVVGNIFAEFHNYLKNKPCEVYLAPFDVRLPEADEAEKEIETVVQPDIVVVCERNKLDDRGCIGAPDIIIEILSPYTAKKDLITKYHLYERHKVKQYWIFDPATEEVVIFKLKQDKYGKPEEYKKQEGIKVDIFEDLKIDLNTIFSSGE, via the coding sequence ATGGGTCTTCTGGCAAGAAAAATAAAAGAACGATTCACTTATGAAGATTATCTGAAATGGTCAGATGAAGAACGATGGGAACTGATAGATGGAGTAGCTTATGATATGAGCCCCTCTCCTTCAAGAAGGCATCAGAAGGTAGTAGGTAATATATTTGCTGAATTCCATAATTATTTAAAAAACAAACCTTGTGAGGTGTATCTTGCCCCTTTTGATGTCCGATTGCCAGAGGCTGATGAGGCAGAGAAAGAGATAGAAACCGTGGTTCAACCAGATATTGTGGTTGTTTGTGAGCGGAATAAACTTGATGATCGTGGATGTATCGGTGCTCCGGATATCATTATAGAAATCTTATCTCCCTACACCGCCAAAAAAGACCTTATCACCAAATATCATCTATATGAAAGGCATAAAGTTAAACAATATTGGATATTTGACCCAGCCACAGAGGAGGTGGTTATATTTAAACTTAAACAGGATAAGTATGGAAAGCCTGAAGAATATAAAAAACAAGAGGGGATAAAAGTGGACATCTTTGAAGATTTAAAAATAGATTTAAACACCATATTTTCCTCTGGAGAATAA
- a CDS encoding hydrogenase iron-sulfur subunit has protein sequence MKEPKIIAFLCNWCTYAASDLAGTSRLKYPENIRIIRVPCSGRIDFLLILKAFKEGADGVMVSGCHPGDCHYVSGNYYARRRFAILARLLEFMGIEKERLQFFWISGGEGVKFAESVSKMVEEIKRLGPFEGFKDEK, from the coding sequence ATGAAAGAACCTAAAATTATTGCATTTTTATGTAATTGGTGCACATATGCGGCATCTGACCTTGCTGGGACATCTCGGCTAAAATACCCTGAAAATATAAGGATAATCAGGGTTCCCTGTTCAGGGAGGATAGATTTTCTTCTAATCCTCAAAGCCTTTAAGGAGGGTGCTGACGGAGTTATGGTCTCTGGTTGCCATCCAGGTGATTGCCATTATGTATCGGGAAATTATTATGCAAGGAGGAGGTTTGCAATACTCGCAAGACTTCTTGAATTTATGGGTATAGAAAAGGAAAGGCTACAATTTTTTTGGATATCAGGGGGAGAGGGTGTAAAATTTGCAGAAAGCGTTTCTAAAATGGTAGAGGAAATAAAAAGGCTTGGCCCATTTGAGGGATTTAAGGATGAAAAATAG
- a CDS encoding CoB--CoM heterodisulfide reductase iron-sulfur subunit A family protein, whose protein sequence is MARIGVFVCHCGVNISGIVNCPSVASELLKIPGVVYTRDYQYMCSLPGQSLIKEAIKNYGLNRIVVSACSPRMHEETFRNCISEAGLNPYLFEMANIREQCSWVHQDKEKATKKAIELTRMAVFKVAKNIPLTKLKAGVCKKGCVIGGGIAGIQAGLDLANAGISTIIVERTPSIGGKMAQLDKTFPTLDCSACILTPKMVEASRHKNIKIYTYSEIEEVSGFMGNFKVKIRKKARSIDESKCTGCGLCLEKCPVKIPSEFNMGLGNRGAIYIPFPQAVPRIPTIDRENCLYFTKKRCGLCKKACDRDAINYYQEDEIITEDVGAIIVATGFSLFDHSVYGEYGGGRFKDILSSLSFERLINASGPTKGHIKRPSDGKEPKSVAFIQCIGCRDDAKGISYCGRFCCMYTAKQAILLREHIPDCKVHIFYIDIRAAGKGYEEFVEKARTKYGISYIRGRVSKIYQKKDRLVVKGADTLAGIPLSVEVDMVVLANGAIPQKDSKTLAQILKIPYDEYGFFTELHPKLAPSETTTGGIFLAGSCQFPKDIPDCVQSAGAASSKAISLVSKDSLEIEPVISRVNPEFCKACFSCIDVCAYSAIEKQEIKGRVSAKINPALCHGCGSCLSICRCSAISLDGFSSFSIFNQIEALSEMYEGF, encoded by the coding sequence ATGGCAAGGATTGGTGTATTTGTTTGTCATTGCGGTGTAAATATTTCTGGGATTGTTAATTGTCCTTCTGTAGCAAGCGAATTGCTTAAAATCCCAGGGGTTGTTTATACAAGGGATTATCAATATATGTGTTCCTTGCCAGGACAATCCTTAATAAAAGAGGCAATAAAGAATTATGGGCTTAACAGAATTGTTGTCTCTGCCTGCTCTCCAAGAATGCATGAAGAGACATTTAGAAATTGCATAAGCGAAGCAGGTCTTAATCCATATCTTTTTGAAATGGCAAATATAAGGGAGCAATGCTCCTGGGTTCATCAGGATAAAGAAAAGGCAACCAAAAAGGCAATTGAGCTTACAAGGATGGCTGTTTTTAAGGTAGCTAAAAATATCCCATTGACTAAATTGAAGGCAGGTGTTTGCAAGAAGGGATGTGTTATTGGCGGTGGAATTGCAGGGATTCAGGCAGGATTAGATTTGGCAAATGCTGGAATTTCTACAATAATTGTAGAGAGAACGCCCTCCATCGGTGGAAAGATGGCTCAGCTTGACAAGACATTCCCAACCCTTGATTGCTCTGCCTGTATTCTAACCCCAAAGATGGTTGAGGCCTCAAGGCACAAAAACATAAAGATTTATACATATTCTGAGATTGAAGAGGTCTCTGGCTTTATGGGAAACTTTAAGGTTAAAATAAGAAAAAAAGCAAGGTCAATTGATGAAAGTAAATGCACAGGTTGCGGCTTGTGCCTTGAAAAATGCCCTGTAAAGATTCCATCAGAATTTAATATGGGTTTAGGAAATAGGGGTGCAATATACATTCCATTCCCACAGGCTGTTCCAAGGATTCCTACAATTGACCGGGAAAATTGTCTATATTTCACAAAGAAAAGGTGTGGCTTGTGCAAAAAAGCCTGTGATAGAGATGCAATTAACTATTATCAGGAAGATGAGATAATCACAGAGGATGTAGGAGCAATCATTGTTGCAACAGGGTTTTCCTTGTTTGACCATTCTGTTTATGGAGAATATGGGGGAGGAAGATTTAAGGATATTCTCTCTTCCCTCTCCTTTGAAAGGCTTATAAATGCATCTGGTCCTACAAAAGGACACATAAAAAGGCCATCAGATGGGAAAGAGCCAAAATCCGTTGCATTTATCCAATGTATTGGTTGTAGGGATGATGCAAAAGGCATTTCATATTGCGGAAGGTTTTGCTGTATGTACACCGCAAAACAGGCAATTCTTTTAAGAGAACATATCCCAGATTGCAAGGTTCATATTTTTTATATTGACATAAGGGCAGCTGGAAAGGGGTATGAGGAGTTTGTAGAGAAGGCAAGGACAAAATATGGGATTTCATATATCAGGGGAAGGGTATCTAAGATTTATCAAAAAAAGGATAGGCTTGTTGTAAAGGGTGCGGATACATTGGCAGGCATTCCATTAAGTGTTGAGGTAGATATGGTTGTTTTGGCAAACGGTGCTATTCCACAAAAGGATTCAAAGACCCTAGCCCAAATTTTAAAAATCCCTTATGATGAATATGGCTTCTTTACAGAATTACATCCAAAGCTAGCACCCTCTGAAACAACAACCGGAGGCATATTTCTAGCTGGCTCTTGCCAATTCCCAAAGGATATTCCCGATTGTGTGCAATCTGCAGGAGCAGCATCCTCTAAGGCAATCTCCCTTGTTTCAAAGGATTCCCTTGAAATAGAACCTGTGATTTCCAGGGTAAATCCTGAATTTTGTAAAGCCTGCTTTAGCTGTATTGATGTTTGTGCATATTCTGCAATTGAGAAACAAGAAATAAAGGGAAGGGTATCAGCAAAGATAAACCCTGCCCTATGCCATGGCTGTGGCTCTTGCTTATCCATATGCAGATGCTCTGCCATAAGCCTGGATGGATTTTCATCTTTTAGCATATTCAATCAGATTGAGGCATTAAGTGAAATGTATGAAGGGTTTTAA
- a CDS encoding 4Fe-4S dicluster domain-containing protein, whose translation MEISKLAYELLEKGDISLIIGYEENNGIVSPCFIKDKEDTKRLIFNDKCFHNLSVYLTKMKERVGIIAKGCDIRSIIGLVQENQIKREDVVIIGIACPGLNLKKCSSCPDKNPKFYDYLIGEKQEEIKGDKFSEVIEIEKKNPKERWNYFKNEFSRCIRCYACRQICPLCYCETCIVDVSIPQWISKANSSSSNFLFHITRALHLAGRCVGCGECERVCPMKIPLSLLNLKIANDVLELFDYKAGEDVNLKPPLQEFKKDDYNEFIG comes from the coding sequence ATGGAAATAAGTAAATTAGCATATGAATTATTGGAAAAAGGCGATATTTCCTTAATTATTGGCTATGAAGAAAATAATGGAATAGTATCTCCCTGTTTTATTAAGGATAAAGAGGATACCAAAAGGCTTATCTTTAATGATAAGTGCTTTCATAACCTCTCTGTTTATTTAACAAAAATGAAAGAAAGGGTTGGAATTATCGCAAAGGGTTGTGATATAAGGTCTATAATTGGTCTTGTCCAGGAAAATCAGATAAAGAGAGAGGATGTTGTAATAATTGGCATTGCTTGCCCTGGCTTAAATTTAAAAAAATGTAGCTCTTGCCCTGACAAAAATCCAAAATTTTATGATTACTTAATTGGTGAAAAACAAGAAGAAATCAAAGGAGATAAATTTTCTGAGGTAATTGAGATAGAGAAAAAAAACCCAAAGGAGAGATGGAATTATTTTAAAAATGAATTTAGCCGATGTATAAGGTGCTATGCCTGCCGGCAAATTTGTCCCCTTTGTTATTGCGAAACCTGTATTGTGGATGTAAGCATTCCACAATGGATTTCAAAGGCTAATTCAAGCTCATCCAATTTTCTCTTTCACATAACAAGGGCATTGCACCTGGCAGGAAGGTGCGTTGGTTGCGGAGAATGCGAGAGGGTCTGTCCAATGAAGATTCCCTTGAGCCTCCTAAATCTAAAGATAGCAAATGATGTATTAGAGCTATTTGACTACAAAGCAGGAGAAGATGTAAATCTCAAGCCTCCACTTCAGGAATTTAAAAAAGATGACTACAATGAATTTATTGGATAA
- a CDS encoding ORF6N domain-containing protein, whose product MKNSLVPIERIEGKILVIRNKKVMLDKDLAELYGVKTSALKRQVNRNIERFPEDFMFQLTKEELENLRCHFGISSWGGVRHLPYAFTEQGVAMLSSVLNSKMAVKVNIQIMRAFVRLREMVLSNEELRKKVENMEKKYDQQFKIIFDAIKGILSTPVSNIKKIGFREKNGNK is encoded by the coding sequence ATGAAAAATAGCTTGGTTCCCATTGAAAGAATAGAGGGCAAGATTCTTGTGATAAGAAATAAAAAGGTGATGTTAGATAAAGATTTGGCAGAGCTTTATGGAGTAAAAACATCTGCGTTAAAACGGCAGGTCAATAGAAATATAGAAAGATTTCCAGAAGATTTTATGTTTCAACTGACAAAGGAAGAGCTTGAAAACTTGAGGTGCCATTTTGGCATATCAAGTTGGGGTGGAGTTAGACATCTTCCTTATGCCTTCACAGAGCAGGGTGTTGCTATGCTATCCTCTGTGCTTAATAGCAAAATGGCAGTTAAAGTAAATATCCAGATTATGAGAGCCTTTGTAAGGTTAAGGGAAATGGTCTTAAGCAATGAGGAATTAAGGAAAAAGGTTGAAAATATGGAGAAAAAATATGACCAGCAATTTAAGATTATCTTTGATGCCATAAAGGGTATATTATCCACCCCTGTTTCTAATATAAAGAAAATAGGATTTAGAGAAAAAAATGGAAATAAGTAA
- a CDS encoding TonB-dependent receptor, protein MLRRILLGVNILVLGLTSTLEAEEREESVLTIYGEEIVVTATRVEKEIEAVPASTSVVKKKDMEKRNIKAVDEALNMVPGVYSKRTKGLMDSIAKVTLRGFPSQDRTLILMDGIPLNDAYSGSVRFAGLAPEDIEKIEVVKGPFSSLYGGYAMGGVVNIITKMPEKREFFLKSGYGSGWNRGEAMDDLGNLYFSYADKLKDKLSLFLSYGYKATKGYPTDLSVVGIKPPANITGWTETKDRGGNTCYLIGDKGDNSWWDKNFTFKTGYDFSKASKINFSFHRIGFEYNYDNPKTYLKDAAGNPVWSYVTVIGTKTKTVNESSFLSGSLGTEQNNYNLTCETKISSFKTKLTLGLVDREKYWNTVPSDTATRAGGPGKVTETPCESYNIDLQFTSPVFGRHILTFGGSFRQGWADSKDYNLTNWKDKESKTELTYQSKGKDRTYALFLQDEIVLRENLTAYLGFRQDWWKTYDGYVNQVGISGYPKYYDPREKSSFSPKAAFVYKPFEKTTLRTSIGKAFRSATISELYKTWTSLRNVTYAGNPDLKPETTFSWDVGVKQDLWKGAKIGISYFENKMDDLIYLKTVSPTYQEYINVGKAEGKGLELEVEQKFDKWLKVFSNFTYNDAKIKENEAKPATVGKRLTFMPEKMFNVGTEFEKGPFSASLTGRYMSKIYATDENKDTVNNIYTSYDPHFVADTKVSWKIKKFATLSLSIDNIFDKDYFGFWKEPGRSWFGEIRLGF, encoded by the coding sequence ATGTTAAGAAGGATACTTTTGGGGGTAAATATCTTGGTGTTGGGCTTGACCTCAACTCTTGAGGCTGAAGAGAGAGAGGAGTCAGTCCTTACCATCTATGGTGAAGAGATAGTGGTTACGGCTACAAGGGTAGAGAAGGAAATAGAGGCAGTGCCAGCATCTACATCTGTGGTTAAGAAAAAGGATATGGAAAAAAGAAATATTAAAGCAGTTGATGAGGCATTGAATATGGTTCCTGGTGTCTATAGCAAGCGAACTAAAGGACTTATGGATAGTATCGCTAAGGTTACTTTGAGGGGATTCCCGTCACAAGATAGAACATTAATCTTAATGGACGGTATTCCTCTCAATGATGCTTACTCTGGTAGTGTCCGTTTTGCTGGCTTAGCGCCAGAGGATATAGAAAAGATTGAGGTGGTTAAAGGTCCATTTTCAAGCCTCTATGGCGGTTATGCCATGGGAGGGGTAGTAAATATCATCACCAAGATGCCAGAAAAGAGAGAATTTTTTCTCAAAAGTGGCTATGGCTCAGGCTGGAATAGAGGAGAAGCTATGGATGATTTAGGAAACCTTTATTTCTCTTACGCTGATAAGTTAAAAGACAAATTGAGCCTCTTTTTAAGTTATGGATATAAGGCAACCAAAGGTTATCCCACAGATCTTAGTGTGGTAGGGATCAAACCTCCTGCAAATATCACTGGATGGACAGAGACCAAAGATAGAGGAGGGAACACTTGCTACTTAATTGGAGACAAAGGAGACAACAGCTGGTGGGATAAAAATTTTACCTTCAAGACAGGGTATGACTTTAGCAAAGCATCAAAGATTAATTTCTCATTTCATAGAATCGGCTTCGAATACAACTATGATAACCCCAAGACATATCTTAAAGATGCAGCCGGAAATCCAGTCTGGTCATATGTAACTGTAATTGGAACTAAAACAAAAACTGTAAATGAGTCTTCATTTCTTTCCGGTTCATTAGGCACAGAACAAAACAATTATAACCTAACTTGCGAAACAAAGATATCTTCTTTCAAGACAAAACTGACCCTTGGGTTGGTTGATCGGGAAAAATATTGGAATACAGTGCCTTCTGATACAGCAACCCGAGCAGGTGGGCCGGGTAAGGTCACAGAGACCCCATGTGAAAGCTATAACATAGATCTTCAATTCACTTCCCCTGTCTTTGGAAGGCACATCCTTACCTTTGGTGGCTCATTTAGACAGGGATGGGCAGACTCAAAGGATTACAATCTTACAAACTGGAAGGATAAGGAGTCAAAGACTGAACTTACTTATCAATCAAAGGGAAAAGACAGAACATATGCCTTGTTTTTGCAGGATGAGATAGTTCTTCGTGAAAATCTTACTGCTTATCTTGGGTTCAGGCAGGACTGGTGGAAGACCTATGATGGCTATGTAAATCAGGTAGGCATCAGTGGTTATCCAAAATACTATGACCCAAGAGAGAAATCATCCTTTAGTCCAAAGGCTGCCTTTGTCTATAAACCATTTGAAAAAACTACTTTACGAACATCTATTGGCAAAGCATTCAGATCAGCAACAATTTCTGAGCTCTATAAGACATGGACATCATTGAGAAATGTTACTTATGCGGGAAATCCTGACTTAAAACCAGAGACAACTTTTTCCTGGGATGTTGGGGTTAAACAGGACTTATGGAAGGGTGCAAAAATAGGGATTAGCTATTTTGAGAACAAGATGGATGATCTCATCTACTTAAAGACAGTTAGCCCTACCTATCAAGAGTATATAAATGTTGGTAAGGCAGAGGGTAAAGGTTTAGAGCTTGAGGTAGAACAAAAATTTGATAAGTGGCTTAAGGTTTTTTCCAACTTTACTTATAATGATGCAAAGATAAAAGAGAATGAAGCAAAACCTGCGACAGTTGGCAAAAGACTAACCTTTATGCCTGAGAAGATGTTTAATGTAGGGACAGAGTTTGAAAAAGGGCCTTTTTCCGCAAGTCTAACCGGCCGATATATGAGTAAAATTTATGCAACAGATGAGAACAAAGATACAGTAAACAATATCTATACTTCTTATGATCCTCATTTTGTAGCTGATACAAAGGTCTCTTGGAAGATTAAAAAGTTTGCTACATTGTCTCTTTCAATAGACAACATCTTTGACAAAGACTATTTCGGTTTCTGGAAGGAACCTGGGCGCTCATGGTTTGGGGAAATAAGATTAGGTTTTTAG
- the nikR gene encoding nickel-responsive transcriptional regulator NikR yields MSQLVRFGISIDKELLTKFDRLLEEKDYPNRSEAIRDLIRESLVKREWMTDEREVGGAVVLVYNHHRRELVNKLTDIQHGEHKLILSSQHIHLDHNNCLEIIAVKGMPKEVERLAFRLKSTKGVKYGSLSMATTGEEIV; encoded by the coding sequence ATGTCGCAGTTGGTTCGTTTTGGGATATCAATTGATAAAGAACTCCTGACTAAATTTGATAGACTGCTTGAAGAGAAGGATTATCCTAACCGCTCAGAGGCAATAAGGGATTTAATAAGGGAGAGTTTGGTAAAGCGCGAGTGGATGACCGATGAAAGGGAAGTAGGTGGAGCAGTTGTCCTTGTCTATAACCACCACCGAAGAGAGTTAGTGAATAAGTTAACAGATATTCAACATGGGGAGCATAAACTTATCCTTTCATCACAACATATCCATTTAGATCATAATAATTGCTTGGAGATAATTGCAGTTAAAGGTATGCCTAAAGAAGTAGAGAGACTTGCTTTTAGACTGAAGTCCACCAAAGGGGTAAAATACGGCAGTCTGAGTATGGCTACTACAGGGGAAGAGATAGTATGA